The following is a genomic window from Sphaerodactylus townsendi isolate TG3544 linkage group LG16, MPM_Stown_v2.3, whole genome shotgun sequence.
TTGCATACATGTGCATAGGCCTTGCATACATTGTGAATAATATTTTTGATGCTGTCTCATAGGCCTTGCATACATGTGCTATCATAACACACTGTAACCTCTAAACAATTAGAGTAATTTTTACAGTAATTTACTGTAAATGtacagtaattttccttgcactccatttcagaacaGTCCAGTTTTAAGCTGATAACtggacactagcattgatttctgtattgattttgcccttccaggacttcactgaagtggaccctgCTTTGTGACTCCATTTTCCAatagtcatgagggtgggggattgggatcggcttcacaagtggaatagcctagggcctctttTCATCTAAATTTAGTGCTGCACGTCTGGGAAGATAAGTAGTGTCAGGCTTGCCTAGTATTtgaaggggagaccaccaaggaacgtAGTGGtgactatgcagaggcaggccataGCAAGCCACATCTCTagtcatgtcagctgtgacttgagggcaaaaaaaacccctgcctcCACAAGTGCAATCCCTCACTTTAGTGGCAAAGCCTCAGGATCTAGGTTTTCTTAGTAGGGAAAGTGCTGCAAACTTTTTGGTCATTTTAGTGACCTTTTCCTGCTCCACAGTAGCCTTTTTGAGATTCATTGACCAGAACTGGATATGCCATGCCAAATAAGGCCACTATGTAAGGGCATTACTACAccagacattttattttcaaccccTTTCCTGATAATCCGCATGCATACCCCTTGCCTTTTCCCCTGCTGTtgcacattgagttgacattttcatCTAGCTGTCCACTACAACTCCAAGATCCTTTTCCTGGTCAGTGACCACATCAGCTTGTCAGCATATATATGAGGTTGGGACCGTTGCTCCCTCAGTTTGGAGAGAAGCCTCTTAGGGCTTTTTGGGATTCACTTTGAATCCACAGAATTGGGTTCAGTCCACAAACCTGGTCCCTTGTGAATCTGAAATTCCTAAAAGTTCACTCTTTCCTTTCCTAGTTTTCTTGGCTTGTGTTGCAAAGCTGCCCTTCACTGGCCTCCCCACAAGAAAGGTCATATTGATTGCTATGGGGAGGACTAGCAAATATTGAATGTCAGCTTAATTCAGCTGTCATTTGAAGCAATGGCTGAGATGCTGTACATTGGTTGATGGATACTTTATTTTTAAGTCCTCCAcaattttgtatatttttctaaTTCATTAGGGATTTGATTATACTTCTAATGCCATTTAGTGGACCTCCAGTGTCACTAGATGAAACTGGTGGATTAgggtcccttccacacaagcagaataatgcactttcaatccactttcacaatggtttgcaagtggatcttgctattccacacagtaaaatccagcttcaaagtgcattgaaagtgcattattctgcatgtgttgaaGGGGCTTCAGGCTGAAAAGCTGTTTTCACTGTATACTATCAGCATATAGTATTCACCGCCATGGGACATGGAAGTCATTACACCTTCATGTTCAGATGCCACTACCACTGAATTAAATATTGGGCTCAAACAATGGTGGTAGGAGAGCTGTTGACTATGGAGGTAAGACCCTTCTGGTGTCTGCAGGTCTCTGCTTGTGAAGGAGTTGCATTAGGGTAGAATGAGACAGCTCTCCTCCCAAATCCATACAGGCCATTAAAGTCATGGATGGGAATTGCAGCTGCACCATATTTAACAGCTGTTAATTCTGATGGGCTTTCTCAAGAGTTCGATTTAACACTTTTCCATCTACCCCGGCTTATTGGGATATTCCAGCAATGGCCTATGGAAGCACACTTATGCCTTTGTAATGCAAATGTGATTGTGATCCCATAGCAACCCCATATTCTATTACATTGCGAATTTTACAAGAGTGATAGAAATTGCTTAACCTTCTCCCTGCTGACTAGACTTTTTGGATAGTCTAGTTATTCTAGTCACCTTAGTCACTTGCTTGTTAAGTTTTTATTCGAAGATAAGGATTCCGCCATTTCATATTCAGCATCAAAGTTTGGTTACATTGCTAGCGGAATGCAGAAATCGTTGGTGTCGTGTGAAATTGCTCGTTAACTGTTAACATTATTGctgtgccaattaaaaaaaatctttttgctgGTCGATGACGGTATTTAATGaaacgaatgaacgaatgaatgaagtACCTTCAGTGTTTTATTTACCTGTTGATATTCCTAATTGTTAAGATGTTATGTTATTGTTAGACTACTACGTTCATGATGTTATAATTTGTTATTATGCTGCTATGTTATGATGTTAGTTACTAttgtgttatgaaatgttattatgcaGTTATGTCATGATTAGTGATGTTTTGATAGTTGATAATTGGGATTATGTgtattgctgttgctgttttgttgttttgatatttgctgctttgatatttgctgttttgatatttgttgtTTGGCATTTGATTAGTGTTtggttgttatttgttgttagccgccctgaacctcatgggggagggtggggtataaattgaataaatgaatgaaatggatggatgaatgaatgaatttatgtTGTGACGCTGTGacagcctttccttccttcctttgtgtcTGTCTAGAGAAGGCAAAAGGGAAATATGCTGCTCTCTCCTTTGCCACCATTGCTGTTGTGGTCGGGCTGCCCCTCTGGTGGAAAACAACAGAGACCAACCGGGCCTCGCTTCCTTATTCCGAGATCGCCAACTTGGACACCCTAATGGTGAGAGCAAGTCTTTGCATCTTTCTTTCAGGGCCACACCAAAGCTCCCCTCTGGCAACCTGGTagcagtgagggggggggaacccccttGCTCTGTGCTGTGGCAGGAAGAGCAGCCTTGCTGTGGGCTGCGAGTGCCCATGGTGGAGGCATATGTGTGTGGGGCTCGGTGAGTGGGAGATGCCCCAAACTTTGTGTGTTCTGATGCAGTTCCAGCTGACTGTGCCGATCTCAGTTGTGGTTGCCAAGGGGACTCTGCTGGGGGCCCAGGAGAGGAAGCTCCCCTTTAGAGAGAGTCAGGAGGCCGAGACTCCCTTAAACCGTAAGTCGCGGAACGGGGGCTACTCTGTGCCTTCTTGCAGTGTGCATCTCTCTTGGTTGCCGTTCACTTGATGCTTGGGTAGAGTTGTGCAAGTGAGAACTGACACCTCTTCAAAGGGGTGTTTCAGGCCCGATGGAAGTCTTCTCTGATATTTGGGATGTGAGGGCCTGATTCACACTTGCAGGCTGTGGCCTGATGTTGCTattgagagagccagcgtggtgtagtggttagagcaggtggattctaatctggagaaccgggtttgattcccctactcctccacctgagtggcaaaggcttatctggtgaaccagatgtgtttccacactcttgcattcctgctgggtgaccttgggctagtcacagttctctctgaactctctcagccccacctacctcacaaggtgcctgttgtggggagaggaagggaaaggagcttgtataggagagcaaggtggggtataaatccaaaactcttcttaagaacataagaacataagaacaagccagctggatcagaccagagtccatctagtccagctctctgctactcgcagtggcccaccaggtgcctttgggagctcacaggcaggaggtgaaagcaatggccttctgcgactgttgctcccgagcacctggtctgttaaggcatttgcaatctcaaatcaaagaggatcaagattggtagccataaattgacttctcctccataaatctgtccaagccccttttaaagctatccaggttagtggccatcaccacctcctgtggcagcatattccaaacaccaatcacacgttgcgtgaagaagtgtttccttttattagtcctaattcttccccccagcattttcaatgaatgccccctggttctagtattgtgagaaagagagaaaaatttctctctgtcaacattttctaccccatgcataattttatagacttcaatcatatcccccctcagatgtctcctctccaaactaaagagtcccaaacgctgcagcctctcctcatagggaaggtgctccagtccctcaatcatccttgttgcccttctctgcactttttctatctcctcaatatccgttttgagatgcggcgaccagaactggacacagtactccaagtgcggtcgcaccactgctttatataagggcatgacaatctttgcagttttattctcaattcctttcctaattatccccagcatagagtttgccttttcacagctgccatgcattgagttgacattcccatggaactatcaactaagacgcccaaatccctttcctggtctgtgactgatagcactgacccttgtagcgtgtatgtgaagtttggattttttgcccctatgtgcatcactttgcattttgctacattgaactgcatttgccatttcttagcccactcacctaatttatcaaggtccgcttggagctcttcgcaatcctttgtggttctcaccaccctacataatttggtatcatctgcaaacttggccaccatgctactcacccctacttccaggtcatttatgaataggttaaagagcactggtcccaaaacggatccttgggggacaccactccctacatctctccattgtgagaatttcccatttacacccactctttgcttcctgtttctcaaccagtttttaatccataggaggacttcccctcttattccttgattaaGGAATAATTCTTCTATCATCTGGGTTACCCCTGTGGGTCTCCTTTGGAGAAAGGGTCTTGTTGAATGGAAGGGGCCTCCTCTCCCTTTTGAAGGACAACGTTAATTTCCCTGTTCTGGTGGGATGTTGACTTCGACACATACGTAGGATGTGGGAGGGTATTGCCAATGGTGGCTCAGggtttgatgggagaccacttcATCTGCTGtctcatttctgcccctgttccaGCGAAGACCAGCGTCACGGCCCACTATCAGATCACCTATCGGCGTGCCACTCCCCAGGAAGAACAGGTGCTGACCTCAGGGCAAGGTAAAAACTCTGCCAGGTATACCAGGGGAGGTTTATGGGAGAAAAAAGGTGCAAACGTTCATATTCTCTCTGATCAGGCTGACAGGCTGCACTAGACATCCACATATCATAGTGTCCCTTGACTAGAACCATGCTAGAGACCTCTGGAGGTTGACTTCTAGGAACAGGTCACACCTTCTGTTATTTATTCAATTAAGACATGTTTTGCCCACTGCGAAGGATTCAACGCAGCAAAGAATGGTAGCTAAACAATACATAAGTCCagcaatttggaaaaaaaaaaccctgccgaAAACACATAACGTATCTATTAGCCAAATGGCTTCTGAAACTATTCACATGCTGCTCGATCTTCCAGACGTATCAGGCTGACCACTATCAGGAGTACGAGGCAGGTCTAAACCCAACTTCATCCTGACTTTGGAGTGTCCCTTTTCCTGATTCCTTGAGGCACCCCTTCTCTCCGCCCTTTCCAGATGCTGTGGAAGCAAGAGATTGGCACTGCTGTAATGGCAgtgatttccttccacttaataCAGCTGCAGGGGGGCATAGTATCAGAGAGAATTTCTGGGCTACGGGAAAGGaggactctggccccttctgcacatgcggaataatgcacgttcaatccactttcacaattatttgaaagtggattttgctcttccagacagtaatatccagctgcaaagtgcattgaaagtggattgaaagttcgaAAATGAACCGTAGTGGATTTATAACCTAAGCGTATATAAAATAAACTGGATCTTTTTACTTAACTCCTTTTTGGATATCTTTGTGCGAATGGCTAGTGCTTCTTCATTTGTTGCAATTGTTTTACTTGAACTATTGCTACCAAATAAGTCACGAGGCAAGTGTACTGCTCTAGATCAGCATAAATTCTCTTTATTTGCTCATGGGCGTGTTTGTAGtggtgtatatttttaaaatcgaataacattattaaaaaagaagaagaaagtggattgaaagtgtgttattctgcatgtgcagaaggggtctctctgggataactaccgtgtttccccaaaaataagacagtgtcttatattaatttttgctcccaaagatgcgctatgtcttattttcaggggatgtctcatttttccgctccacagctgcacgctctggtgttctgttcgacgggcatgcttccaaacaaaaacttggctacgtcttactttcaggggatgctttatatttagcacttcagcaaaacctctactatgtcttattctcaggggatgtcttatattcagggaaacagggtaggagagTGGCCACTGTTGGGTGGCAGGGTGTGGGTGCCTGCTGAAAGGATTCTGAAAATGGGAGGGGTGTCTTTTCAAGAGGGCCCCCAAAATCTAGGTGGGCATTCTAAGTAACACTTtggtctttctttcttctttcctggcCAGGCGCTGGTGATGTGGTGCTACCAGCCCAAGAGACCCCGGCAGGTTCGCTCACCGTCTATGTGATACCCTCTAGTTCGCTTCTTTTGCCACAGGTATACCGCCCTTCCTTCCCAGTCTGCTTCTAGCAATGCAAACTACTTTGTGTACTCAGCTATGTGTGTCTAAAAGGCACCCTGAGACGGGAAGTCTGGAAGAGAAATCAATGTGCTTGTGCGTTCACAGCTGTTACCTAGAATAGCTAGTAAAgtctccatggctcattccgcacacgcagaataacgcactttcaaactgctttcactgctctttgaagctgtgcggactagcaaaatccacttgcaaacagttgtgaaagtggtttgaaaatgcattattttgcgtgtgcggaaggggcccatgtttggAGAAACTGTGCTAGGGGAAAccagcaaggaagaagaagaagagtttggatttataccctacctttctctcctgtaaggagactcaaggtggcttacaagcttctttgccttcctctccccacaacagaccccttgtgaggccggtggggctgagagagttctgaagaactgtgactagcccaaggtcacccagtaggagtgccgaaacacatccggttcaccagataagcctctgccactcaggtggaagagtgggggaatcaaacccggttctccagattagaacccacctgctcttaactactacaccacgctggctctctggatgGAGCTGTTGCCTTCGTCCCCTGCATGTGATGTGTCTGGAGGGCGGGttgatcatgtgttcctgtgAGCTTTAGAAGTATTCTGCTGGGAAGGTATTGTAAAACTTCTCCCATTTTATGCAAAGGCACTAAGGTGGCCTTTCCAATTCTTCCTTCCCCTGGGAAGAGTTCTGAACATGGGGATTGTGTCTGGCGTATGACTTGCAGGTAGTGCTCAGGATGTTTTGTTGCACTTACAAGATTGGGCAAAACTGTgtgtcgcccccccaccccatatacaTGGATTGTTCCCTACATGTGTTTCATGCACTCCGTCTGATGCATATTTATTTGTGTCTCTTGCACTCATTTCAACGTGCATTTGAAAAGGCAATGTTGGAAGTCACTCCGATGCTGCTCTGTCAATCAAGCACGAATGACTTGGGTCGACTGGAAAGCTGTGGGGCGTCTAATCACCTGTCTTTCTGCAGGAGACTACCATGTACATCAGCAAGCATCGCAGCGCCATAATTCGAGCCCCGCAAGGTGCCGCAGACGTGCTGGTAGCCGTGAGTGCACAAATACAGCAGGTGACTCGGGTCATGTCCTTCTCGGCTGAGTCCATCACCGGAGCCCTCTCTGACCGCATGCCCATCCTCCAGCCGGGGACTGAGTGGAAGCGGCCCTTCAAATCCAGCTTAGGTAGGGCTTAAGATGGCTTCTCAGGAGAAGGGGCGGCCCTTGTATTGTGCGGCTGCCAAGCTCAAAATCTTGGGATTGGGTAGCTGCTGCCTCCTCTGGGCTCCCTGCGTCCTGCTTGCCTTCCAGCCACGGCCCAGATTTACCCCTCGAAATTCTCATGGTTGAATAGTCAACAAATGCTGGCTGTTGGACTCTGATATTTGCTGGTATTTTAAGCCTGGAGGACACTGAATTTCCAAAGCTGTCTGTTCTGGGTGAGCATTCCCAAGGCTGAATCCAGAGTGAACTGGCGATTTCCATGAATTACCTCTTTTTAATGCATGTCATTCATCGGGGGCCCttgcccacccccccagccccctgaGAAGCTTTTTGTGCAAATCAGAGGGTGGTTGTGGGAGAAGAGGGGCAGGATAATATccgcagagtttaaagcggagccactctggtaagatgagaagtctttaatcttcttgcactcactgcaacctcctaccacacttggatAAGAATACTCTTCACTCAATATggtctttccataggaaggcttttactttagcagttgcaaggttacacaagtctattctatacaagactataatactatacagaacacttcagcaataacaaagttcaacatacacagaacttaactcagactctatctcaacTTAACATATACAaaacatacatcagggatacttttccccgcccaggccacagcctctcattggtctagaattacagttgaatccaccaatcatgttaaaggtcaatctttgctacttttgcccctagactgactgtctccgtcctttgggttttgcaaactcctgctaacttagaagatgacctttttgtgaccttttactcttttttatatattataATTCTGTTCCACTGATAGAAAAATgtttaatctggatccaaccccctGCTTTAGTTCTGTCTTTTCATATACAATAACACCTGTAtggaaaataagccctagccagatttttcaggatttttggaagatgcttgaaatataagccctactccaaaaataagccctagttatagatttcccagcgcagctgatctggccacatgtggggcacaaaatcatgggggaaaaaataagacatcccctgaaaataagccctaatgcatcttttggagcaaaaattaatataaaaccctgtctcattttcggggaaacacggtagcacacACAGCTTATTTCTGCTGCCATTTCTCTTTCGTCTGGCAAAATCATTCCCATTAAaattcatgcccccccccccagttattttTCTCTTGATAGCACATAAATATAAGTAGAATCCCAAACAATGACAAATGCAGCTGAGACGCACGGAAATGGATGATGTGCAGAATCAGGGAGAAAGCCGTTGGCTCATCTCTGGTTCTGTGGAACTACCTGATAATGGATGTGCCAGACCAGGGCGTTCCTGATAGCACCTGATCTCTGCCCCAAATCAGTCCTGAGATGTCCGCTGGGTTTCCAAAGACCTACATTTGAATccctccttttttatttaaagaaaaaaaaacagaaaaaacccaaaggggaaaaaagtttttaaaaaggtatacaTAAAGACAAAAATAGAACAATATAACGTGTATATAACGCATcccgggtgcagttcctccttgccCTGCACATGGCCGTCATCCTTCGTCCTTCAGCAGCGACATGAGAAAAGAGGTGTGTCTTCCTCCCCTTCCAGGGTATGAGATCACCTTTAGCTTGCTAAATCCTGATCCCAAAGCCCATGACGTCCACTGGGACATCGAGGGAGCCACCCGTCGCTACGTGGAGCCCCTCCTGGGCAAACTGAGATCGGTGGCAGAGATCTCTGTGGACTCACAGGTGAGTCCTAGGTGTAGGAAGCTGCGGGGGTCTCTGGGTGGGGAGGCAGCACGGAATGTTGTTGTCTACAAAATGTGCATGCTTTTCTCCCCTGTTCCTAGATCCTCTACTATGCAGCACTGGGGGTCACGCCCCGTTTTGATGCGCCTTCCTCTAGCTACATACTCAGTGCACACAGCCTGCCCCATGTCATTAACCCCGTGGAAGCCAGGCTAGGTAAGTCGCTCTTAACAGTCTCTCCTTTCTTCCTCAGCTGGCCCTCTGGCTGTCGGCTTCCCCCCCCACAGAACACACTGGTTGAgtcagactttggccccttccgcacatgcagaataatgcactttcaatccactttcccaattgattgaaagtggattttgctattccgcacagtaaaatccagcagcaaagtggattgaaagtgcattattctgcatgtgcggaatgggcctgtGCCAAAGGGAAGTACTCAAAGTGACTTGCCCAGGTCACTGTATCCGGATTGGGAAAATACACACGGCTGCCTAGGCGTAGCCAAATATTTGTTCGCTCTTTCTGATCTGGAGCACCGAcgtgccatcactttggccagatgcaatgtgcttccttccgctttgagggatggaagaggctccaaaacaccccacagcgagcgtttttgcatctggatgctgaaaactgcagaaactgaataccatgttctgtattattgcccccttcataacctGGCCAgagcaaagttcctctcaacctctTTGActggcttagagtgctggacagaccagcagaagactgtttatctgttaaacaacaaatccagggatgctctagagagcaaacagccaggttttCATGCCCGGTCATAAAcaaacgatcttaattttgctttgtactttgtcttttcattttaaatctttgtactatgccattaaaagttATCTGTATCTGATTGGGAAAATACTGCCTCTCCCTTGCACAAGCAGACTGGCTATCAATCAAGAAAGACAATCCCATGTGGTTTGGCTTGCTTACTTGAGTCGTCTGTTAGCCTCTTCCCTCTTTGAGGGTACACATGGGTACCTCCGTTAGCTGTGTCTCACTGCCTTCTCCATATTGCTTTCCGAGGCTTCCAAGAAAGGTTCTTTGCAACCATCCTTGTTCCCAGAGAATGATGCCAGAGGCTGTAGCTTCTGCCACGCTAGTAC
Proteins encoded in this region:
- the PIGS gene encoding GPI transamidase component PIG-S, producing the protein MAASAGAMDLAEKAKGKYAALSFATIAVVVGLPLWWKTTETNRASLPYSEIANLDTLMFQLTVPISVVVAKGTLLGAQERKLPFRESQEAETPLNPKTSVTAHYQITYRRATPQEEQVLTSGQGAGDVVLPAQETPAGSLTVYVIPSSSLLLPQETTMYISKHRSAIIRAPQGAADVLVAVSAQIQQVTRVMSFSAESITGALSDRMPILQPGTEWKRPFKSSLGYEITFSLLNPDPKAHDVHWDIEGATRRYVEPLLGKLRSVAEISVDSQILYYAALGVTPRFDAPSSSYILSAHSLPHVINPVEARLGSSAASLYPVLNFLLYVPERSHSPLYIQDKDGTAVPTNAFHSPRWGGIMVYNIEPEAANETSFPRRVNVDMVRVMEVFLAQLRLLFGILPVPLPERAMLESFGNEGLSAWELDRLLWARTVENVATVATTLTSLAQLLEKISNIVIRDDVASQVFRAVESAQKALLDLGMGHLEPAFQASKDAVMSSERAFFDPSLLHLLYFPDDQKFAIYIPLFLPMAVPILLSLAKILREARQSKKAATKMD